A region from the Burkholderiales bacterium genome encodes:
- a CDS encoding transglutaminase-like domain-containing protein, with protein sequence MDRRAFLKAGSAAVAAAGVSRIAAAQSETAPWRAFEVVTRVQVLDADGVTRVWLPTPLTRDTDYFKNLGNDFAAESGTATYVHEQKYGTGIVAGSFPASAQNPVLRLTSRFAARDRYVDLSKPPRVAPKEDPAELRLALQPTELIPTDGIVKDKAMEITKGQRTDIDKARAIYEWIVENTFRDPKVRGCGWGDIKGMLETGNLGGKCGDLNALFVGLSRASGVPARDIYGIRVAKSNHGFLSMGANTESVTRAQHCRAEFWSQQFGWVPVDPADVRKVALEEPPGNRPLSDPKVQEARKKLFGYWEMNWLAYNRAHDLTLPGSSGGWKVPYFMYPDGQTAKGRLDPLEPDQFQYTIAAKELKAI encoded by the coding sequence ATGGACCGTAGAGCCTTTCTCAAGGCCGGCTCGGCCGCCGTCGCCGCAGCGGGCGTGTCCCGCATTGCCGCCGCCCAATCCGAAACCGCGCCGTGGCGCGCCTTCGAAGTCGTGACCCGCGTCCAGGTGCTCGACGCCGACGGCGTCACCCGCGTCTGGCTGCCCACACCGCTCACCCGCGACACCGATTATTTCAAGAACCTCGGCAACGACTTCGCCGCCGAGAGCGGCACCGCGACCTACGTTCACGAGCAGAAGTACGGCACCGGCATCGTCGCCGGCAGCTTCCCGGCTTCCGCCCAGAACCCGGTGCTGCGCCTCACCAGCCGCTTCGCCGCCCGCGACCGCTACGTCGACCTGTCGAAGCCGCCGCGTGTCGCCCCGAAGGAGGACCCGGCGGAGCTCAGGCTCGCGCTGCAGCCGACCGAGCTGATTCCGACCGACGGCATCGTCAAGGACAAGGCGATGGAGATCACCAAGGGACAGCGCACCGACATCGACAAGGCGCGCGCCATCTACGAGTGGATCGTCGAGAACACCTTCCGCGACCCCAAGGTGCGCGGCTGCGGTTGGGGCGACATCAAGGGCATGCTCGAGACCGGCAACCTCGGCGGCAAGTGCGGCGACCTCAACGCGCTGTTCGTCGGGCTGTCGCGCGCTTCCGGCGTGCCGGCGCGCGACATCTACGGGATTCGGGTAGCCAAGTCGAACCACGGCTTCCTGAGCATGGGCGCGAACACCGAGAGCGTCACCCGCGCGCAGCACTGCCGCGCCGAGTTCTGGTCGCAGCAGTTCGGCTGGGTGCCGGTCGATCCCGCCGACGTGCGCAAGGTGGCGCTCGAAGAGCCGCCCGGCAACCGGCCGCTGTCGGATCCGAAGGTGCAGGAAGCGCGCAAGAAGCTCTTCGGCTACTGGGAGATGAACTGGCTCGCGTACAACCGCGCGCACGACCTCACGCTGCCCGGCTCGTCGGGCGGATGGAAGGTGCCTTACTTCATGTACCCCGACGGACAGACCGCGAAGGGCCGGCTCGATCCGCTGGAGCCGGATCAGTTCCAGTACACGATCGCGGCCAAGGAACTGAAGGCGATTTAG
- a CDS encoding TonB-dependent siderophore receptor, protein MATAVAAALAATFNLPAHAQQSTEQDTTLPEIKVQDAQDNFRTDSTRSATRTETPLRDIPQFINTVPQALIRSQNASTLQEALRNVPGISYAAPEGGTQVNQVFFLRGFPIFDNLFVDGVRDLGEYNRDLFATESVEVLKGPSALMFGRGNPGGVINQTSKVADRLERREVSATVGSFNQKRATADLNLRTGDSSAVRLIALAEDSGSYRYPQGVEKYGFAPSLWANLGKATDLTLSWYYLKEHSVTDYGQPTLFVNQGKGRFLGFSNVSPKTYYGFANNDFSDYETNIATAKVEHQFNDKLSLRNVFRWATYKRRSEASISEGIRPLDANGAPVTASTPLSLIQVTRNHDTNRSRDNADDAVINQTELTWKAVTGTIKHTVLGGLELGRERLNRHNNQLDANPALAGVQAPSMISPILAPDPYDALSYGKQQNQQAIARGETVAVYAQDQIEFSEHWKALVGLRWERYKSTAQTIGVASGVASAGPFGRTDNMLSGRAGLVWQPTRMQSYYVSWGNSYNPSGQLNVGDSAFAGAGGTTAQTNLNAINQNLGPEKNQNYEAGAQWDVGGLQVRSAVFRNEKTNARQLDSTGTTTVLGGERRVDGIEFEASGSITRNWDLYSGIAFMRGKIIRSSPFGALNTFDPVTFATTPAPAGSITDVTAFCARADTTCVNVNGNTPAMVPRVAGSIWTVYRLGGGVEVGGGARGQEGAWLTDRNDPGTKIPAYVVFDATAAYVQKNYEVRLNVYNVLDKFYYVGGYNNRPDRVLPGQPRAASLTVRYNFN, encoded by the coding sequence ATGGCGACGGCCGTCGCCGCGGCGCTGGCCGCGACGTTCAATCTGCCGGCGCACGCGCAGCAATCCACCGAACAGGACACGACGCTCCCCGAGATCAAGGTCCAGGACGCGCAGGATAACTTTCGCACCGACAGCACGCGCAGCGCGACGCGGACCGAGACCCCGTTGCGCGACATTCCGCAGTTCATCAATACGGTGCCGCAGGCGCTCATCCGCTCGCAGAACGCGTCCACGCTGCAGGAAGCGCTGCGCAACGTCCCCGGTATTTCCTACGCCGCCCCCGAAGGCGGCACGCAGGTCAACCAGGTGTTCTTCCTGCGGGGATTCCCGATCTTCGACAACCTCTTCGTCGACGGGGTGCGCGATCTGGGCGAGTACAACCGCGACCTGTTCGCGACCGAATCGGTGGAAGTGCTGAAGGGGCCGTCGGCCCTCATGTTCGGCCGCGGCAATCCGGGCGGGGTCATCAACCAGACCTCAAAGGTTGCCGACCGGCTGGAGCGCCGGGAAGTTTCGGCCACTGTCGGGTCGTTCAACCAGAAGCGCGCGACCGCGGACCTCAACCTGCGCACCGGCGATTCGAGCGCGGTGCGTCTGATCGCGCTGGCCGAGGATTCGGGCAGCTACCGCTACCCGCAGGGCGTGGAGAAATACGGCTTCGCACCGAGCCTGTGGGCCAATCTGGGCAAGGCGACCGATCTCACTCTGTCCTGGTACTACCTCAAGGAGCACAGCGTCACCGACTACGGCCAGCCGACCCTCTTCGTCAACCAGGGCAAGGGCCGGTTCCTGGGCTTTTCCAACGTCTCGCCCAAGACGTACTACGGTTTCGCCAACAACGACTTCTCGGACTACGAGACGAACATCGCCACGGCGAAGGTCGAGCACCAGTTCAACGACAAGCTCAGCCTGCGCAACGTGTTCCGCTGGGCGACCTACAAGCGCCGCAGCGAGGCGTCCATCAGCGAAGGCATCCGTCCGCTCGACGCGAACGGCGCTCCCGTCACCGCCTCGACACCGCTCAGCCTGATCCAGGTCACGCGCAACCACGACACCAACCGCAGCCGCGACAACGCCGACGATGCCGTGATCAACCAGACCGAGCTCACCTGGAAAGCGGTGACCGGCACGATCAAGCACACCGTGCTCGGCGGGCTCGAACTCGGACGCGAGCGCCTCAACCGCCACAACAATCAGCTCGACGCGAACCCTGCGCTCGCCGGCGTGCAGGCGCCGTCGATGATCTCGCCGATCCTCGCACCCGATCCCTACGATGCGCTGAGCTACGGCAAGCAGCAGAACCAGCAGGCGATCGCCCGGGGTGAAACGGTCGCGGTGTACGCGCAGGACCAGATCGAATTCAGCGAGCACTGGAAGGCGCTGGTCGGGCTGCGCTGGGAACGCTACAAGTCGACCGCGCAGACGATCGGGGTCGCGTCCGGCGTCGCCTCCGCCGGCCCGTTCGGTCGCACCGACAACATGCTGAGCGGCCGCGCCGGGCTCGTCTGGCAACCGACGAGGATGCAGTCGTACTACGTGTCGTGGGGCAATTCGTACAACCCTTCAGGGCAGCTCAACGTCGGCGACAGCGCGTTCGCCGGCGCGGGCGGCACCACCGCGCAGACCAACCTCAATGCCATCAACCAGAACCTGGGGCCGGAGAAAAATCAGAATTACGAAGCCGGCGCGCAATGGGACGTCGGCGGCTTGCAGGTGCGTTCGGCGGTGTTCCGCAACGAGAAAACGAATGCCCGGCAACTCGACTCGACCGGCACGACGACGGTGCTCGGCGGCGAGCGGCGCGTGGACGGGATCGAGTTCGAAGCGAGCGGCTCGATCACCCGGAACTGGGACTTGTACAGCGGGATCGCGTTCATGCGCGGCAAGATCATCAGGTCCTCGCCGTTCGGCGCTCTCAACACCTTCGACCCCGTCACGTTCGCGACCACCCCCGCGCCGGCCGGGAGCATCACCGACGTCACCGCGTTCTGCGCGCGAGCCGACACCACGTGCGTCAACGTCAACGGCAACACGCCGGCGATGGTGCCCAGGGTTGCCGGGAGTATCTGGACCGTCTACCGCCTCGGCGGGGGCGTGGAAGTCGGCGGCGGCGCCCGCGGCCAGGAAGGCGCGTGGCTGACCGACCGCAACGATCCGGGCACGAAGATACCCGCCTACGTGGTATTCGATGCCACGGCGGCTTACGTGCAGAAGAATTACGAGGTGCGGCTCAACGTCTACAACGTGCTGGACAAGTTCTACTACGTCGGCGGCTACAACAACCGGCCCGACCGCGTGCTGCCGGGCCAGCCGCGGGCGGCCAGCCTCACGGTTCGCTACAACTTCAACTGA
- a CDS encoding hemin uptake protein HemP, translating into MENGEQPERRCSGPDRVTSAELLHNKPELIIVHDGREYHLRITQNGKLILTA; encoded by the coding sequence ATGGAAAACGGCGAACAGCCTGAGCGCCGGTGCAGCGGGCCGGATCGTGTGACCAGCGCGGAGCTGCTGCACAACAAGCCCGAGCTCATCATCGTTCACGACGGCCGCGAGTACCACCTGCGGATCACGCAGAACGGCAAGTTGATACTCACCGCATAG
- a CDS encoding energy transducer TonB: MAQAHSYYAAATRGTRFGGAAVVVALHIVVLAALWQLEPVRKALRSTTIMVDLLEIKPPPPAPEKPPKPLPSKPRVQPKPRTVAPPPPVLTAPPEAPVVQAAPAPVPVPLPPIEAPPPPPAPVAVAPPAPPAPKPEPVTPPSFNAAYLNNPSPAYPPVSRRMGEEGKVILRVHVTEQGLPDEVQVKTSSGFSRLDAVALETVRQWKFMPARRGSSPVSAWVLVPISFSLRS; this comes from the coding sequence ATGGCGCAGGCTCACTCGTATTACGCAGCAGCAACCCGCGGTACCCGCTTCGGCGGCGCCGCCGTGGTCGTAGCACTGCACATCGTCGTGCTCGCGGCGCTGTGGCAGCTCGAGCCGGTGCGCAAGGCGCTGCGCTCGACGACCATCATGGTCGATCTCCTCGAGATCAAGCCGCCGCCGCCGGCGCCCGAAAAGCCGCCGAAGCCCCTGCCGAGCAAACCGCGCGTGCAACCGAAGCCGCGCACGGTCGCCCCTCCGCCGCCGGTCCTCACAGCCCCGCCCGAAGCGCCCGTGGTGCAGGCCGCGCCCGCGCCGGTGCCCGTTCCGCTTCCGCCGATCGAGGCGCCGCCGCCTCCGCCCGCTCCGGTCGCGGTCGCGCCGCCCGCACCCCCGGCCCCGAAGCCGGAGCCGGTGACGCCGCCGAGCTTCAACGCGGCTTACCTCAACAATCCTTCGCCGGCGTATCCGCCGGTGTCGCGCCGCATGGGTGAGGAAGGCAAGGTTATCCTGCGCGTGCACGTGACCGAGCAAGGGCTGCCCGACGAAGTGCAGGTGAAGACTTCGAGCGGCTTCAGCCGGCTCGATGCGGTCGCGCTGGAAACGGTGCGCCAGTGGAAGTTCATGCCGGCGCGCCGCGGCAGCTCGCCGGTGTCCGCGTGGGTGCTCGTCCCGATTTCTTTCAGCTTGAGGAGTTAG
- a CDS encoding biopolymer transporter ExbD, with the protein MAFGGFDKSGDSAPMAEINMIPLIDVMLVLLVIFIITAPLLTHAVKIELPKASSAPNLTRPDNIQLGIKANGEIYWNGELVDRAALAPRMAAAAKLDPQPEVHLRADRTTEYQRVAQVMSAAAKAGLVKIGFVTEPDAK; encoded by the coding sequence ATGGCTTTCGGCGGGTTCGACAAATCGGGCGACAGCGCGCCGATGGCGGAGATCAACATGATCCCGCTCATCGACGTGATGCTGGTGCTGCTCGTCATCTTCATCATCACCGCGCCCTTGCTCACGCACGCGGTGAAGATCGAGCTGCCCAAGGCTTCGAGCGCTCCGAATCTGACCAGGCCCGACAACATCCAGCTCGGCATCAAGGCGAACGGCGAGATTTACTGGAACGGCGAGCTCGTCGACAGGGCAGCGCTCGCGCCGCGCATGGCTGCGGCGGCCAAGCTCGATCCGCAGCCCGAAGTGCACCTGCGCGCCGACCGCACCACCGAATACCAGCGCGTCGCGCAAGTCATGTCGGCCGCCGCCAAGGCCGGGCTCGTCAAGATCGGTTTCGTGACGGAGCCCGACGCGAAGTGA
- a CDS encoding cytochrome c/FTR1 family iron permease, which produces MRFIAIVLFAVATAAYADTSPQTIVHLLDYIGVDYPQFVKDRKVLDASEYQEQQEFAAQVLDLIGKQPQAPQRAQLLERASALKRAIDAKDDGAKVAALAGELRRQAIDAYRIAVVPRGIPDMKRGAALYAASCASCHGAEGRGDGPASKGLDPAPANFHDRDRMVQRSVYGLYNTISLGVAGTSMPAFGSLSDDERWALAFHVAALGADPALASRGRELWSAGKGKELGSMRVVATATPSEIAKDKGPDAAAVFAWLTAHPEALAEGREAPVDFARRTLRESVAAYKVGRRDEAQRLALNAYLEGFELAEASLDAVDRNLRQEVEAQMIAYRDALRRAVPADQAAHLADRIDGLLAASADKLGGSGLSPSTAAVSAFFILVREGLEALLVVAAIIAFLIKSGRREALPWIHAGWVGALALGAVTWFVAATLIEISGATRELTEGFTALAAAAILLYAGFWLHDKSHAQGWKRFIERYLKDALQKGTLWTLAGLSFLAVYREAFETVLFYQALWQQAGEGAQTAILGGAAGGAATLGFLAWLILRYGVRLPVGLFFSACSALMAVLAFAFTGHGVKALQEAGMVPASPLGTFSFPALGLYPTTQSLAAQAFVLILICVVYAWVRVARTDGVKA; this is translated from the coding sequence ATGCGCTTCATCGCGATCGTCCTCTTCGCCGTCGCGACGGCGGCGTATGCCGATACGTCGCCGCAGACGATCGTGCACCTGCTGGATTACATCGGCGTCGACTATCCGCAATTCGTCAAGGACCGCAAGGTGCTCGACGCCTCCGAATATCAGGAGCAGCAGGAATTCGCGGCGCAGGTGCTCGATCTCATCGGCAAGCAGCCCCAGGCGCCGCAGCGGGCGCAGCTGCTCGAGCGCGCGTCGGCGCTCAAGCGCGCGATCGACGCGAAGGACGACGGCGCGAAGGTCGCGGCGCTCGCAGGCGAGCTGCGGCGGCAGGCGATCGACGCGTATCGCATCGCGGTGGTGCCGCGCGGTATTCCGGACATGAAGCGCGGCGCCGCGCTGTATGCCGCGAGCTGCGCGTCGTGTCACGGCGCCGAGGGACGCGGCGACGGGCCGGCGAGCAAGGGCCTCGATCCGGCGCCTGCGAACTTCCACGATCGCGATCGCATGGTCCAGCGCAGCGTCTACGGTTTATACAACACGATCTCGCTCGGCGTCGCCGGGACGTCGATGCCGGCGTTCGGCTCGCTGAGCGACGACGAACGCTGGGCGCTCGCGTTTCACGTTGCAGCGCTGGGCGCCGATCCTGCGCTCGCGTCGCGCGGGCGCGAGCTGTGGTCCGCAGGAAAGGGTAAAGAGCTCGGCTCGATGCGCGTCGTGGCGACCGCTACCCCGTCCGAGATCGCGAAGGACAAGGGGCCGGACGCGGCAGCGGTCTTCGCATGGCTCACCGCTCATCCGGAAGCGCTGGCGGAAGGACGCGAAGCGCCGGTCGACTTCGCCCGCCGCACGCTGCGCGAGAGCGTCGCCGCGTACAAGGTCGGACGCCGCGACGAGGCGCAGCGCCTCGCGCTCAACGCCTATCTCGAAGGCTTCGAGCTCGCCGAGGCGAGCCTCGATGCGGTCGATCGCAACCTGCGGCAGGAAGTCGAAGCGCAGATGATCGCTTACCGCGACGCGCTACGCCGCGCGGTCCCCGCCGACCAGGCAGCCCATCTGGCCGATCGTATCGACGGCCTGCTCGCCGCGAGCGCCGACAAGCTCGGCGGCTCGGGCCTGTCGCCGTCCACGGCAGCGGTCAGCGCGTTCTTCATCCTCGTCCGCGAAGGCCTCGAAGCGCTGCTCGTCGTCGCCGCGATCATCGCGTTCCTGATCAAGTCGGGCCGGCGCGAAGCGCTGCCGTGGATCCATGCCGGCTGGGTCGGCGCGCTCGCGCTCGGCGCCGTCACGTGGTTCGTGGCGGCGACGCTCATCGAAATCAGCGGCGCGACGCGCGAGCTCACCGAAGGATTCACGGCGCTCGCCGCCGCCGCGATCCTGCTGTACGCGGGATTCTGGCTGCACGACAAGAGCCACGCGCAAGGGTGGAAGCGTTTCATCGAACGCTACCTGAAGGACGCGCTGCAGAAGGGCACGCTGTGGACGCTGGCGGGGCTGTCGTTTCTCGCGGTTTATCGCGAAGCGTTCGAGACGGTGCTCTTCTACCAGGCGCTGTGGCAGCAGGCGGGAGAAGGCGCACAGACGGCGATTCTGGGCGGCGCCGCCGGCGGCGCCGCCACGCTGGGCTTCCTCGCGTGGCTCATCCTGCGTTACGGCGTGCGTCTCCCCGTGGGCCTGTTCTTCAGCGCCTGCTCGGCGCTGATGGCGGTCCTCGCGTTCGCGTTCACCGGACACGGCGTCAAAGCGCTGCAGGAAGCCGGCATGGTGCCGGCCAGCCCGCTGGGCACGTTCAGTTTCCCGGCGCTCGGGCTGTATCCGACGACGCAGTCGCTCGCCGCCCAGGCTTTCGTCCTGATCCTGATCTGCGTCGTGTACGCGTGGGTGCGCGTCGCGCGCACCGACGGTGTCAAGGCATAG
- a CDS encoding PepSY domain-containing protein yields MKNTINALVSAFAFVSVPAFATGLATCDSGPREGWQPQGKLEKQLVAQKWQVRRIKVDGGCYEVYGINDKGERVEAYFHPVTLAPVPTTKR; encoded by the coding sequence ATGAAAAACACGATCAACGCTCTCGTCTCTGCATTCGCATTCGTCTCGGTTCCCGCGTTCGCCACCGGGCTCGCCACGTGCGACTCCGGTCCGCGCGAAGGCTGGCAGCCGCAGGGCAAGCTCGAGAAGCAACTCGTCGCTCAGAAGTGGCAGGTACGCCGCATCAAGGTCGACGGCGGCTGCTACGAGGTGTACGGCATCAACGACAAGGGCGAGCGGGTCGAAGCCTATTTCCACCCGGTGACGCTCGCTCCCGTGCCCACGACCAAGCGCTGA
- a CDS encoding cytochrome b/b6 domain-containing protein, which translates to MRVWDPFVRVLHWTLVASVAAAWFTREGWGRWHEWIGYATLAVVLLRIVWGFAGPRFARFGAFVRKPTSVWAYAAAALRGRAPRHLGHNPLGGWMIVALVANVVLVTSSGWLYTTDAFWGVAWVGETHDVLAKSLLVLVALHVLGVVATSLAHRENLAASMIHGRKRAADPRDVA; encoded by the coding sequence ATGCGCGTGTGGGATCCGTTCGTGCGCGTGCTGCATTGGACGCTCGTCGCGAGCGTCGCCGCCGCCTGGTTCACCCGCGAAGGCTGGGGACGGTGGCACGAATGGATCGGCTACGCGACGCTCGCTGTCGTGTTATTGCGGATCGTCTGGGGTTTCGCCGGTCCGCGCTTTGCGCGCTTCGGCGCGTTCGTCCGCAAGCCGACGAGCGTCTGGGCGTATGCCGCGGCGGCGCTGCGCGGGCGTGCCCCCCGCCATCTGGGGCACAATCCGCTGGGTGGGTGGATGATCGTTGCCCTGGTCGCGAACGTGGTGCTCGTGACGTCGAGCGGGTGGCTCTACACCACCGACGCGTTCTGGGGTGTCGCCTGGGTCGGAGAGACCCACGACGTTCTCGCGAAGTCCCTGCTCGTGCTCGTGGCGCTGCACGTGCTCGGCGTCGTCGCGACGTCGCTCGCGCATCGCGAGAACCTCGCCGCTTCGATGATCCACGGGCGCAAGCGCGCCGCCGATCCGCGGGACGTCGCGTGA
- a CDS encoding DUF3016 domain-containing protein: MLSRRFGVARIVRDVYPPRIHLTFSLADERGTVIASGERKLRDLALVRRPLLDDWLVREPGTAATAAR, translated from the coding sequence CTGCTATCGCGACGATTCGGCGTCGCGCGTATCGTGCGCGACGTCTATCCTCCGCGCATCCACCTCACGTTCTCCCTTGCCGACGAGCGCGGCACCGTGATCGCGAGCGGCGAGCGCAAGCTGCGGGATCTCGCCCTCGTGCGCAGGCCGCTGCTCGACGACTGGCTGGTGAGGGAGCCCGGAACCGCCGCGACGGCGGCGCGCTGA
- a CDS encoding Fe2+-dependent dioxygenase, with product MLLQIPQVLTQEQVARIRARIDAVQWVDGNVTSGHQSARAKYNEQLPEESAVAREAGEEIAAALGRSPLFFSAALPRQVYPPLFNRYTGDMNFGNHVDSAIRVHGPTGRRIRTDISATLFLTAPEDYDGGELLVEDTYGVHSVKLPAGDMVIYPATSLHRVTPVTRGARVSSFFWIESMIRDDARRALLFDMDMALVRLNQQVPDHPSLVSLTGVYHNLLRMWADA from the coding sequence GTGTTACTCCAGATTCCTCAGGTGCTCACGCAGGAACAGGTCGCACGCATCCGCGCGCGCATCGACGCCGTGCAATGGGTGGACGGCAACGTCACGTCCGGCCACCAGTCGGCGCGCGCGAAATACAACGAGCAGCTTCCCGAGGAATCCGCGGTCGCGCGCGAAGCCGGCGAGGAGATCGCGGCAGCGCTGGGCCGCAGCCCCCTGTTCTTCTCGGCCGCGCTGCCGCGCCAGGTCTATCCGCCGCTCTTCAATCGCTACACGGGCGACATGAATTTCGGCAATCACGTCGACAGCGCGATACGCGTGCACGGGCCGACCGGGCGCCGCATACGCACCGACATCTCGGCGACGCTGTTCCTGACCGCGCCTGAGGATTACGACGGCGGCGAGCTGCTCGTGGAAGACACGTACGGCGTGCACTCGGTCAAGCTGCCCGCCGGCGACATGGTGATCTATCCGGCCACCAGCCTGCACCGCGTGACGCCCGTCACGCGCGGGGCGCGCGTCTCGTCGTTCTTCTGGATCGAAAGCATGATCCGCGACGATGCGCGGCGTGCGCTGCTCTTCGACATGGACATGGCGCTGGTGCGGCTGAACCAGCAGGTCCCCGACCACCCGTCGCTCGTCTCGCTGACGGGCGTTTATCACAACCTGCTGCGGATGTGGGCCGACGCTTGA